The Candidatus Zixiibacteriota bacterium genome contains a region encoding:
- a CDS encoding glycosyltransferase family 2 protein → MPIEQDKKIETHKTVLSVVIPVLNEEGNVAYLLESLIKDIKQLDVSYEIIFIDDGSSDKTWHLITEASKKNAHIKGISLSRNFGHQNAVFTGLHYASGKAIITMDGDCQHPPEKIAELYNAWQKGFKIVNTKRIDSEDFSFIKRFTSRLFNKIFSLLSGLPMSKGLSDFRLIDRQVVDVIKDMRDTDLFFRGITHWVGFSATTITFQANKRYSGSTKFSLWKLFKFSISAILSFSIVPLKFSIWLGFITSLLAFAELVYIFIRYIQGISVPGWASTLTVISFMFGMLFILLGIIGAYLGNIFETLKNRPRFLIQDMSGFIDDNG, encoded by the coding sequence GTAGTAATACCAGTGTTAAACGAGGAAGGAAATGTCGCTTATCTTTTAGAATCGCTTATAAAAGACATAAAGCAATTAGATGTTTCCTATGAGATAATTTTCATTGATGACGGCAGTTCCGACAAAACCTGGCACCTAATAACTGAAGCCTCGAAAAAGAACGCTCATATTAAAGGCATCTCTCTATCCCGAAATTTTGGCCATCAGAATGCAGTTTTTACCGGCCTTCATTACGCATCCGGGAAAGCTATAATAACGATGGATGGCGACTGTCAGCATCCGCCAGAGAAAATTGCCGAGTTGTATAATGCCTGGCAAAAGGGATTTAAAATCGTAAACACTAAAAGAATCGACAGCGAAGACTTCTCATTCATCAAGCGATTTACATCTCGTCTGTTTAATAAAATATTTTCCCTGCTTTCCGGTTTGCCTATGTCAAAAGGCTTATCTGATTTCAGGTTAATTGACAGGCAGGTGGTAGATGTTATTAAGGATATGCGTGATACCGACTTATTTTTCAGGGGTATAACACATTGGGTGGGATTTTCGGCAACTACAATCACATTTCAGGCCAATAAACGATATTCGGGTTCAACGAAATTCAGCTTGTGGAAATTGTTTAAATTCTCTATCTCCGCTATCCTCTCTTTTTCAATTGTTCCGCTAAAATTCAGTATATGGCTGGGGTTTATAACAAGCTTATTAGCCTTTGCCGAACTTGTTTATATTTTCATCCGATACATTCAGGGAATCTCGGTTCCGGGTTGGGCCTCCACGCTTACTGTGATTTCTTTCATGTTTGGAATGCTGTTCATATTACTTGGAATAATTGGGGCATATCTGGGAAATATCTTTGAAACATTGAAAAACAGGCCGCGATTCCTTATTCAGGATATGTCAGGTTTCATTGATGATAATGGTTAA
- a CDS encoding nucleotide pyrophosphohydrolase — protein sequence MSKNDSYFESLSKRIADFSNERDWEQFHNPKNLSMALSIEAAELMEIFQWLTLWQSKLESLSPAQRQAAQEEIADVMIYAIRLSQMLDFDLLKAIDEKIVINDKKYPVDKIKGKAGLE from the coding sequence ATGAGCAAAAATGACAGCTATTTTGAGAGCCTATCCAAACGTATTGCCGATTTCAGCAATGAAAGGGATTGGGAACAGTTTCATAATCCGAAAAACCTGAGTATGGCATTATCTATCGAGGCGGCTGAGTTGATGGAGATATTCCAATGGCTGACGCTATGGCAATCGAAACTTGAGAGCCTCTCACCTGCTCAAAGGCAAGCGGCGCAGGAAGAGATTGCCGATGTGATGATATATGCCATACGTTTATCGCAGATGCTGGATTTCGATCTGCTCAAGGCTATTGATGAAAAGATTGTCATCAATGATAAAAAATATCCGGTTGATAAGATTAAGGGCAAGGCGGGGTTGGAGTAG
- the hemL gene encoding glutamate-1-semialdehyde 2,1-aminomutase, translating into MSNKKPNSKSSEIFTQSSKLIPGGVNSPVRAFKSVGGSPFIVDKGEGAWLYDVDGNRYVDYVMSWGPLILGHAHKQVVKAVKSKADSGTSFGAPTEDELTLALIVNERMPWAEKIRLVSSGTEACMTAARLARGAAGRDIIIKFDGGYHGHSDSFLIKAGSGLAAGGIPASNGIPDRITKATLSIPYNNIDAVESCFKEFNTQIAGVIVEPIAANMGVIPPVPGFLEKLRELTKRHGSVLIFDEVITGFRIAPGGAAEYYDIKPDLVCLGKILGGGMPIGAVGGKQEIMDNLAPLGAVYQAGTLSGNPLSTVAGIAVLKELSNINIYRQIKQYADDLTGKISKLCEQYDMPAKINQAESLFTLFFTDNDVIDFDTINKCDMNKYAKFFHSLLKQGVYIPPSGYEAWFVSYAHRKEHLDLTIKAIEGFLNEQK; encoded by the coding sequence ATGAGTAATAAAAAGCCAAACAGCAAGTCATCTGAGATATTCACGCAATCATCCAAGCTCATACCCGGCGGTGTAAACAGTCCGGTAAGGGCATTCAAATCGGTTGGCGGCAGCCCGTTTATCGTTGATAAAGGCGAAGGGGCATGGCTGTATGATGTCGATGGCAATCGCTATGTCGATTATGTCATGTCGTGGGGTCCGTTGATATTGGGGCATGCCCATAAGCAGGTTGTTAAGGCGGTTAAGAGCAAAGCCGATTCGGGAACATCATTCGGCGCGCCGACTGAAGACGAACTAACATTAGCCCTGATTGTAAATGAACGGATGCCCTGGGCAGAGAAAATCCGCTTGGTAAGTTCCGGCACCGAGGCATGTATGACCGCAGCCCGATTAGCCAGAGGCGCAGCCGGCAGAGATATTATAATCAAGTTCGATGGCGGCTATCATGGCCATTCTGATTCGTTTCTGATTAAGGCAGGTTCAGGGCTGGCAGCCGGCGGCATACCGGCAAGCAATGGCATCCCGGATAGAATAACCAAAGCCACTCTATCCATTCCCTATAATAATATTGATGCAGTAGAGAGTTGTTTCAAGGAGTTCAACACACAGATAGCGGGAGTCATAGTCGAACCGATAGCCGCTAATATGGGCGTCATACCGCCTGTGCCCGGTTTCCTTGAGAAACTGCGCGAGTTAACCAAGCGACATGGCAGTGTATTAATCTTTGATGAGGTAATCACTGGTTTCCGTATAGCGCCGGGCGGCGCGGCTGAGTATTATGACATCAAACCCGATCTTGTTTGCCTTGGGAAAATTCTGGGCGGCGGCATGCCGATTGGCGCAGTCGGCGGCAAGCAGGAAATCATGGATAACCTGGCGCCATTGGGCGCTGTCTATCAGGCAGGTACTCTTTCGGGCAATCCGCTTTCGACTGTCGCCGGAATTGCCGTCCTAAAAGAACTGAGCAATATCAATATTTATAGGCAGATAAAACAGTATGCCGATGACCTCACCGGCAAAATATCAAAGCTTTGTGAACAATATGATATGCCAGCCAAAATCAATCAGGCGGAAAGCCTGTTCACTTTGTTTTTTACCGATAATGATGTTATCGATTTTGATACTATCAATAAGTGCGACATGAATAAATACGCCAAGTTTTTCCATTCGCTGTTGAAACAGGGCGTATATATTCCGCCCTCCGGATATGAGGCATGGTTCGTAAGTTATGCTCATCGAAAAGAGCATTTGGATTTAACGATTAAGGCTATTGAAGGATTTTTAAATGAGCAAAAATGA
- the hemB gene encoding porphobilinogen synthase yields the protein MSFPSNRPRRLRKSEAIRRLVRETAISPSDFIYPIFISETISKPEPIESMPGIFRYPVKEAGVEAKRAFELGIPGVLLFGIPAEKDAAGSASLKDDSIVQQAIREIKDKNPEILIIADVCFCEYTDHGHCGIIKNGVVDNDATIKNLAKQSVSFAKAGADIVAPSDMMDGRVQAIRHGLDDGGYKDIAIMSYSAKYCSAFYGPFREAAGSAPQFGDRKSYQMDPSNTTEALKEISLDIDEGADIVMVKPALSYLDIIAKAKNRFDVPIAAYNVSGEYSMVKFAAQAGAVDEKLLTLEILTSIKRAGTDIIISYHAVEAVGWLS from the coding sequence ATGAGCTTTCCATCAAACCGACCCAGAAGGCTTAGAAAAAGCGAGGCTATACGCCGATTAGTGCGCGAGACCGCAATTTCTCCCTCGGATTTTATATATCCGATTTTTATAAGCGAAACGATAAGCAAACCCGAACCGATTGAGTCTATGCCGGGGATATTCCGGTATCCGGTTAAAGAGGCAGGAGTCGAGGCGAAACGGGCGTTCGAGCTTGGCATTCCGGGTGTTCTGCTTTTCGGCATACCGGCGGAAAAAGATGCCGCAGGTTCGGCATCATTAAAAGATGATAGCATAGTACAACAGGCAATCAGAGAGATTAAAGATAAAAATCCGGAAATATTAATAATCGCCGATGTTTGCTTTTGCGAATATACCGACCATGGCCATTGCGGCATCATAAAGAATGGCGTTGTCGATAATGACGCTACGATTAAAAATCTGGCTAAGCAGTCGGTAAGTTTTGCCAAAGCCGGCGCTGATATAGTCGCCCCCTCGGATATGATGGATGGCAGAGTGCAGGCAATCCGTCATGGCTTAGATGATGGCGGTTATAAGGATATCGCTATCATGTCATACTCGGCAAAGTATTGCTCGGCTTTTTATGGACCGTTTAGAGAAGCGGCAGGTTCGGCTCCGCAGTTTGGCGATAGAAAAAGCTACCAGATGGACCCATCGAACACAACCGAAGCGCTTAAAGAGATAAGCCTCGATATCGACGAGGGCGCCGATATTGTCATGGTTAAACCGGCGCTTTCGTATCTTGATATAATCGCTAAAGCTAAAAACAGATTCGATGTTCCTATTGCTGCCTATAATGTCAGCGGCGAATATTCTATGGTGAAGTTTGCTGCCCAAGCTGGCGCTGTCGATGAAAAACTTCTCACGCTTGAGATATTAACATCTATCAAACGCGCGGGTACGGATATTATAATATCATATCATGCAGTCGAGGCAGTTGGCTGGCTTAGCTAA